The genomic segment CCCGACCCCCGGCCAGCAGAGGCCGGTGCGGGACCTCCCGTGCCCAGCTCGCTCCCTGGGGACGGTCCCGCCCGGTCCCCGCTGCCCCCGGTGCCGCTCCGCTGCCGAGACGCGGCGCCTGGAACCGGGAACAGAGCCTGAGCCGGGGAAACCCCATGGACCCCCCGGTCCCCCCCGGGACATCCCCTCCTCGGATTTCTCATGGATCCCACATGGCTGCCCTGACCCCATGGATCCCCCACGGATCCCCCACGGACCCCTCTCGACTCTCCCCGGACGTCCCCACGAGCCCCCCTGGTGGgtcatccctccatcccttccccacGGATCCTGACACTGTCCCCCCCAAGCACCCTCCGGATCCCGCATGGACCCCCCCAGCGAATTTCTTACggatcccagccccatccaccCCCACTCCCTCTTCTCCGGATCCCCCGCTGTGGAttttccctctgtccctccctgatTCCCTTGCTGGATCTCGCCCCACCTGATCCCCAGCTCTGGATCTCCTCCCCACGGATCCTGATCCCCTCTGGGTCCCCCTATATGGATCCCTATATGGATCTCCCACCCCAGGACACACCTGCCTGCACTCGCTCTTCCCCCGGATCTGTGTCTATATCTCTATCCTTCCTCGAGGTCCCCCTGGATCTTCTCACGGATCCCTCTGCTTGGTCCCCTCTTCCCATCCTCTCTCTATGAAGCCTGACCCGAACCCTGTaaagaaatgggaattttgtaTCCTATAGACCCCCCTGTCCAGGGGTGCCCTGCCATGAATTCCCTTGATCCATGGATTCCCAACCTCTGAATTTTGCTGCCCCTACCCACAGATCCTCCTAGATTTCTTGCCCCAACGAATTCCTCcaatcccaatttcccccagACATCGCTCGATTCTGCCCAACCCATAGATTCCCCCCATCTCCTGAATTCTCTCTGGAACACCCATAGGTCCCTCACAGATCCCCCTACATCCCTGTAGCATGGATCtcaccccatgtcccctccatccccccTCATGGATTCACCCTATAGACGTCCCTCCATCCACGGATCCCACCCATAGATTTCTCTCCATCTCCCACCCGTGGAACTCTGAGGGATCTCCCCATGAGTCCCGTCCAGTTCCCACCCATTGATGGGTGCCCTCCATCCCCCACCCACAGATGAATCCTCTCCATCCTCCACGCATGGATCCCACCATGGGTCTCCTCCATCCCCACCCCTGGATCCCTGATGGATCCCACCCATAGATTTCTCTCCATCCCCCACCCATGGAACCCCGAGGGAATCTCCCCATGGGTCCCCTCCAATTCCCACCCCTGGATCCCTGATGGATCCCACCCATAGATTTCTCTCCATCCCCCACCCATGGAACTCTGAGGGATCTCCCCATGAGTCTCCTCCAATTCCCCACCCTTGGATCCCCGATGTATCCCACCCGTAGATTTCTCTCCATCCCCCACTCGTGGAACCCCGAGGGGATCTCCCCATGGgtcccctccatcccccacCCATGAATGGGTCTCCTCCATCTCCCCTCCATGGATCCTCCCTGGCTCCCCTCCATCCCCGCTCCACGGATTCCCCCTgggtccccccgggtcccctcCGTCCGCCTCCATGGATTCCCCGCCCCTCCATTCCCCGctcccgcccccggccccgccccacTCCCTCCTCCgctcccgccccggccccgcccccgcgccCCTCaggcggccccgccccggcgcGGTCGCGGTCCCGGCGCGGCGATGGCGGCCCCGGTTCCGGACGTGGTCGCGGTGCGGGCCCGGGCCCCGGTTCGGGACGCGGCCTCCGCCAGCAGCGCGGGCCCGTGGTCGCTGCGGCACCTGCACCTGGACCTGCGCGTGTCCTTCGCGGCCGCGGGCGCGGGGCGGCTGCAGGGCCGAGCGCGGCTGGAGCTGCGCTGCGAGCAGGACGGCGCGGGCGGCGCGGAGCTGCGGCTGGACGCGCACCCCGCTCTGGCCGTGAGCCGCGCCGCGCTCCTGCCGCCGCCGGGCGGGCCCGGGGACGCGGCCGGGCAGGCGCTGCCCGTGGAGAGCCGGCCCTTCACCAGCTATGGCAGCGCCCTGCACATCACCCTGCCCCAGGCCCCCCGCGCCGGGCAGCTGCTCACCCTCGTCATCGACTACGAGGCGGGCGAGGGGCCCGGGGTGAGCGCGGGGACACCGGGAGGGGCGGGAAGACATCGGGGATACCGCGCCTGGGATGagcagggggacactggggagcaCCGGGCCCAGAGAGAGCAGGGGGACACCGGGGAACACCCGGCCCGAGATGAGCAGGGGAACACCGGGGAACACCGAGCCCGGCGTCGGGAGGGGAACACTGGGGAACACTGGGCCCGGGATGAGCAGGGTGGGGTGAGGAAATACTGAGCCCAACAGGTGATGTGTTGGATGGAAGGGACGCTGAACCCCGTGGGACACCCAGGCCCACAGGGACCGGGAGGACACTGGGTGTGGGCTGGGGTCTGCCAGACCTGAGGGGACCTGGGGGCTGGTCCAGGGGACACCAGGCCTGGGGTGGGCAGAGCACCTCTGGGTGTGGAGCCCCTTCGCAGCTCCCTCCACAGGGAGCAGCCGTGGTCGAGCCGCCCCTCACTGGGCTCTTGTTCCCCCCCAGGtgtgctggctgtcccctgAGCAGACGGCAGGGAAGCAGAAGCCCTACATGTAcacccagggccaggctgtgctcaaCAGGTCCTTCTTCCCCTGCTTCGACACCCCCTCAGTCAAGTTCACCTATTCAGCCACCGTGAAGGTAAgtggagccccaggagctgccctggcccttccctgacacccagcagcagcaaaaccctCCATGAGTGCAAAGTTTGCTGGGGAAGAAAGTCCAAAGGAGGCCATGGAGATGATCCAAGGGCTGGAACACGTCTGctgtggagccaggctgggagagctgagatttcagcctcctgccagccaggctgttcactgcagaagagaaggctctgaggAGACCCaagagccccttccagggcctaaaggggctccaggagagctggagagggacttgggacaagGATCTAAGTtccaggacaagggggaatggctcccactgccagagggcagggttagatgggatattgggacaGAATTCTTGgctctgagggtggtgaggccctggcacagggtgcccagagcagctgtggctgcctctggatccctggaagtgtccaaggccaggttggatggggcttggggcGGCCTGGGAtagtgaaggtgtccctgcccatggcaggggtgagaCAAGgtgatctttaatgtcccttccagcttaaactgctctgagctgtggggTCCCTTGCAGGGAATGTGCCTAAGCCCTGGGGCAtcacagcagggacactgctTCAAACCCtcctcctcagccccagctgagaAATCACTCACCTGTACTTGGGCTGTTTTTCTCTTAGATGCCCTTTTGGATGGAGACAAGCAGCCCCAGGGCGCTGCTGCCTCTCCCCAGGTGCAGTGCTGgtgcccaggagtgggtgccatgtgctggcctggctgtgctgcccagagctcctggcatCTGTAGCAGGAGGGGCTGAGTTTGGGggaagcagctggaggagggtggtgctgctgggccaTGCTGGCTCCTGGTGGCAATTCTGGGGCTGCCAGACTtccaggagggagcagctgctgttcccCAAAGATGGCACTAAATCCAGATTCCCCCCTTGTCTGTGTGGGCATGTGGTGACACTGGCACTGGGCTGCCATGCATGCCATCCTGCTGTGGGCAAGGGGAATGCCTCATGGTGTGATACCATCCATGCCAATTGTGTGTGGTGGCATCAGCTGGTGATGCCAGGATTGGTTTATTTTGctctcccagggcagagcccgTCTGGTGCCACAGGGTGAGCGTGGGGCTGTTGCTGAGCTCTGGTGTGAGCTCTGTGTTCCCTGTGCACCACGGACTCATCCCCTGCTTGGGCTGGGGCACACTGCATCAGTGTCCCTGGGCTCAGCCCAGGCTGGTGGATTTGCCACGGGTTCTGCACTGGCTTGGGAGCAGGAAAAATGAGTTGTTGTGCAAGGACTGGGAGGGGAGTCAGCAGCTGAGGGATCTGCATCCTCTGCCCTTTcacacctgcagctccagcatttccttatctcctgctagctccaggggcacctggggcagctccagctacTCCAGCATGGCAGGGATGCAGCTGAGTGGCAGCTTGGGgtgttcctgctctgctccccaaaGCCTGCAGTGCCCCTGGCACCTTCAGGCTGGGACACATTTGCCATCAGACACTGTGGTGTCCCAGCTGGCTGAGCTGGCCTGCCACTGTGTGTGCTGTGAATCTCATGGGTGGCTCTGTCCCTGTGGTCAGGTCCCCGAGGGCTTCACGGCTGTGATGAGTGCCACGAGCTGGGAGAAGCAGAAGGACAACACCTTTGTGTTCAAGATGTCCCAGCCAATCCCCTCCTACCTGATCGCTCTGGTTGTTGGGGACATCGTGTCTGCTGATGTTGGCCCAAGGTAAGGGGCTCAGGAGGCctccagagctgtggcagctgcacaGTGAAGCTCCTGTGGCAGCCACTTTCTGCTTCTCCCTGCTCCATGGGGCTCTGGAGAGCAGAGACTGGCATGAGCATGGCACAGTCAGTCCCTGTCTGTGTCACCAGGTGGGATGAGGGTCCTTCTCAAACTGGAGCATGAAAAGGAGCATTGAtgctgtgtcccctcaccttCAGGGGGgtccctggctctgctcatGTCACCCTGCACATGAATGAGGGCAGTGGGTCCCATGCATGGAGGATCCCACGTTTCCTCACAGGCTGGTGCTTTCTTGAGTTCTTGGCTGCCACTGCAGCCATATAAAAGCCCTTTGACATTCAGACAAGGAAAGAAATCACAGCAATTTGCACTATTGGTCTCTTTAGATGTCTTTATCAGcagagttttgtttttctttggaaTAAATGCGTGCAACTTCTGTCTGATGAAGCAACAAGGTGAAAGTCCCCTAATGGTTAAACTTCCTCTTCTCTGCACTTGGCAGGAGCCGCGTCTGGGCCGAGCCCTGCCTGATCGAGGCTGCCAAGAAGGAATATGATGGGGTGATTGAGGAGTTCCTGGTGGTTGGAGAGAAACTCTTTGGACCTTATGTTTGGGGCAGGTATGGCTGGAAGGTTCCTGAAGCACCTGGTTCCTCAGGGACAGGGAGTTTccttctgtccccagccctgttttCAAGAGGAGCAGGGTCTGAGCCcagccttcccttccctggcaggTATGACATCCTGTTCATGCCGCCCTCCTTCCCCTTTGGTGGCATGGAGAACCCCTGCCTGACCTTCGTCACGCCGTGCCTGCTGGCCGGGGACCGCTCCCTGGCGGACGTCATCATCCACGAGATCTCCCACAGCTGGTTTGGCAACCTGGTCACCAACGCCTCGTGGGGAGAGTTCTGGCTCAACGAGGGCTTCACCATGTACGCCCAGAGGCGCATCTCCACCGAGGTCTACGGTGcgtggccctgcctgctgggggtgctgagccctgcGGGTCTGGggctctgccccacagctcagggcATCCCTCCGAGTGCCCCTGGGGATGGAGCCCACACTGCATCTCAGAACAGGTGAAGGGCAGCAGCTGCGAGGCCCTGTGGGGTTTGTAAACTGAAAaggagtaggtttagattagatattgaGAGTTTGgggaggcactggcacaggtggcCCAGAGAAGCTTtggctgggggcactggcattgtgccagtgtcaaaccatgacactgcttcatccttggaagtgtccaaggccaggttggaaggggcttggagccacctggtctagtggaaggtgtccctgcccatggcagagggtggaacaagatgatctttaatgtctGTGATTTCTGGTAGCCTTTGCTCTGAGATGGACAGTTccctgccacccctgccaggaATGTGGGCACTGTGTCCTTGCCTcaccttcctcatcctcctgcagctcccatgtGGAGCTGACCCCAGCTGTCCTGAGCTCCCCTCTGGACTCACAGTCCTGTCCACACCCTTGTGCTCTCCCAGCACAATTTGCTGTATCCACATGAATTTAAGTGGCTCAAAAAATCTCtcactgcctggggctgggttgcCCCATGTGCccccctgagctctgccatcccagctcctcATGTGTGggttcctgctgtcccagctcgTGCACTGATGCCGTTCCTGTCCCGCCGCagcgcccgctgtgcccgcagtgcgcAGGGGTCTGCCCGGGCTGCCCGAATGCCTCCGCTTGTCTCTGCCCAGGTCTGCCCTACACCTGCCTGGAGGCTGCCACGGGAAGGGCCCTCCTGCGCCAGCACATGGACGCCACGGGGGAGGACCATCCCCTCAACAAGCTGCGGGTGGTGATCGAGCCAGGTGGGTgcccctgagtgtccctgggtgcccctgagtgtccctgggtgcccctgggtgcccctgagtgtccctgagtgtccctgagtgtccctgggTGCCCCTGAGTgcccctgagtgtccctgggtgcccctgggtgtccctgggtgtccctgggctcTGAGGGAGTGAGACAAGGACAGGTGGGCTGGGGGCCAGGCTGTTCCATGGCTGGCAATAACACCAGCACGGGTGATGGGACCtggtggctgcaggagggatgggATAGGCTGCACCCAGCACTGATGGGGGAATCTTGGTGCCTGTGAGGGCTGTGTTGTTTTGCAGCTGGACAGAGGATTTCTGACGGTTTTGCCTTTTTCTAGGTATCAATCCAGATGACACATACAATGAAACACCCTATGAGAAGGGGTACTGCTTCGTTAGCTACTTGGCCCATCTTGTGGGCAACCAGAGCAAGTTTGATGCCTTCCTCCAGGTGAGTGTGAGCTGCAAAGTCAAAATGCCACGGCAGGAGGCCAAAGCACAGCAGGAGCCTGGGAAGGATGGGCTGAGAGGGTGGCTggggagaggaagaagaggtgggaaatgggaatgtgAATAGGGGAATAAGATGAAGGCAGAGCCTCGCCTTGTGCTTGCAGCAGGTGCTGGGAATGTTGAGGGGTATCCCTggggatgcaggggctgggagccCCTGGAGGGAACAGGGGCTGGAAGGGGTTCCCCCATGAGATGGAGCACACAGAGGCctgggcagcactgctgggtgacagAGTCTGGCATCAGCCCcatctgtccccacaggcctaCGTGAACCGGTTCAAGTTCCAGAGCATCACTGCAGACGACACCCTCGGGTTCTTCCTGGAGTACTTCCCAGAGCTGAAGGAGAAAGGCGTGGACTCCATCCCAGGTCAGCACAGCACcatcctgccagggaacaggggcTGCCACTTCTTAGCCCCACTCCCGTgggtgtcagagcagcccaTGTCCCCCAGAGCCTTTGCACATTGCTTTGTGTGTTTTactggaggtgctgctgctgccagcctggctctgtcAGAGCAGGCATGGGTGGCACTGGCCAGCTGGGATCAGGCCCAGGCTTGGCCATGTGCCAGCtcagcctgatttttttccattcaaacccagtccctgctctgcaaTTGGGTGCTGTTTCATGGGGTGTCTGTGACTCAGCCTGGTGAGTCGGGTGAGCACTGGGATCAGGCCCAGCCAGCACTCTGGATttggcccagccttgctggagATCCAGgcttggcaggagctggagctgatgGTGCTGGGGCTGATACCCACAAGCACACCCTGAGCCCACGTGTCTGATGGCCTCACCCCGTTAGTTTGTGGTTGTCACCATCCTTGGGCAGgtttggtggcactggggaaggtggggggctctgggcagcagcagctggtgtgggctcagggctctgttcccagctctccctcctgccctgctgcagggttTGAGTTTGACCGCTGGCTGAACACGCCGGGCTGGCCGCCCTACCTGCCTGACCTGtccccggggcagcagctgatgAGGCCGGcggaggagctggcagagctctgggcagccgACAG from the Zonotrichia albicollis isolate bZonAlb1 chromosome 28, bZonAlb1.hap1, whole genome shotgun sequence genome contains:
- the RNPEP gene encoding aminopeptidase B, whose translation is MAAPVPDVVAVRARAPVRDAASASSAGPWSLRHLHLDLRVSFAAAGAGRLQGRARLELRCEQDGAGGAELRLDAHPALAVSRAALLPPPGGPGDAAGQALPVESRPFTSYGSALHITLPQAPRAGQLLTLVIDYEAGEGPGVCWLSPEQTAGKQKPYMYTQGQAVLNRSFFPCFDTPSVKFTYSATVKVPEGFTAVMSATSWEKQKDNTFVFKMSQPIPSYLIALVVGDIVSADVGPRSRVWAEPCLIEAAKKEYDGVIEEFLVVGEKLFGPYVWGRYDILFMPPSFPFGGMENPCLTFVTPCLLAGDRSLADVIIHEISHSWFGNLVTNASWGEFWLNEGFTMYAQRRISTEVYGLPYTCLEAATGRALLRQHMDATGEDHPLNKLRVVIEPGINPDDTYNETPYEKGYCFVSYLAHLVGNQSKFDAFLQAYVNRFKFQSITADDTLGFFLEYFPELKEKGVDSIPGFEFDRWLNTPGWPPYLPDLSPGQQLMRPAEELAELWAADSLNMEAIEAVDIMGWRTYQLVYFLDQILQKSPLPEGNVKRLSKMYPKISKAQNAELRLRWCQIVLKNNLEAEYSKVKDFLHSQGKQKYTLPLYRAMWGGSEAARALAMETFSATAPQLHVNVQNYVKKILGLAEA